The following are from one region of the Magallana gigas chromosome 6, xbMagGiga1.1, whole genome shotgun sequence genome:
- the LOC105324296 gene encoding mortality factor 4-like protein 1 isoform X1, producing MPPKMKFQEGEKVLCFHGPLLYEAKCVKFEVKDKVNQYFIHYNGWNKNWDEWVPESRVLKYNDASMQKQKELLKAHVGKGRSKTRVKEKEKERASTPTERGSKQKGTASSASGSAASSQESSTASTPNPSGPSDSKRKRTRNDTESAPSTPSQETKESTPSGTPATSTPTQGETQKKRGRPGNSTPAAAAATPTTETGPATPAPGPESTPSTPSTPVTSEPAKKRGRPPATAVTDTSSQGSHESTTSTGTGTPSTEQKRKRPRPDPTVESEESFLAKIEVKIKIPEELKPWLVDDWDLVTRQKQVVSLPCKMSVDSILDDYVRTKSAKASNVNKDAIVEVTQGIREYFNVMLGTQLLYKFERPQYGEIMKENQDTSKPMSEIYGAVHLLRLFVKLGGMLAYTSLDEKSIQLLQNHLHDFLKYMQKNMSTLFSLNDYIVAPPEYHRKAI from the exons GGGAGAAAGTTCTCTGCTTTCATGGACCTCTACTATATGAAGCAAAG TGTGTCAAATTTGAAGTCAAAGACAAAGTGAATCAATACTTTATACACTACAATGGATGGAACAAAAA TTGGGATGAATGGGTTCCAGAGAGTCGAGTTTTAAAGTACAATGATGCAAGCATGCAGAAACAGAAAGAATTGCTAAAAGCTCATGT GGGCAAAGGAAGAAGCAAAAccagagtaaaagaaaaagagaaagaaagggCATCCACTCCAACGGAGAGAGGATCCAAACAGAAAGGAACAG CCTCCAGTGCCTCTGGGTCAGCGGCTAGTTCACAAGAGTCCTCCACAGCTAGTACCCCCAACCCCTCCGGCCCCTCCGACTCCAAACGCAAGAGAACACGCAACGACACTGAG TCAGCTCCAAGTACCCCCTCACAAGAGACGAAGGAGTCCACACCCTCTGGTACACCGGCCACCAGCACCCCCACCCAGGGCGAGACACAGAAGAAACGGGGTCGGCCGGGGAACAGTACACCTGCTGCAGCAGCTGCAACTCCAACCACAGAg ACTGGGCCAGCCACCCCTGCACCTGGTCCAGAATCTACCCCTAGCACACCTTCAACTCCAGTGACCAGTGAACCAGCAAAGAAACGGGGACGACCACCAGCTACAGCTGTCACAGACACA TCATCTCAAGGATCTCATGAATCAACAACCTCAACAGGGACAGGGACCCCCTCCACAGAACAGAAGAGGAAACGGCCCAGACCAGATCCTACGGTAGAATCG gaGGAGTCATTCCTAGCCAAGATAGAGGTAAAAATCAAGATTCCAGAGGAACTGAAGCCTTGGTTGGTGGATGACTGGGACCTCGTCACACGACAGAAACAG GTAGTTTCTCTGCCATGTAAGATGTCGGTGGATAGCATATTGGATGATTATGTGCGCACAAAATCTGCAAAAGCCAGCAATGTAAACAA agaTGCAATTGTAGAGGTCACACAGGGTATTAGAGAATACTTCAACGTTATGTTAGGTACCCAGCTGTTGTACAAGTTCGAGAGACCACAGTACGGAGAG attaTGAAGGAAAATCAAGATACTAGTAAACCAATGAGTGAAATCTATGGGGCCGTCCATTTGCTTAGACTTTTTG TTAAACTTGGAGGAATGTTGGCTTATACATCTTTGGATGAGAAAAGCATACAACTTTTACAGAATCATCTGCATGACTTTTTGAa GTATATGCAGAAAAATATGTCCACTTTATTTTCCCTAAATGACTACATTGTGGCACCCCCAGAGTACCACCGTAAAGCAATATAA
- the LOC105324296 gene encoding mortality factor 4-like protein 1 isoform X2: protein MPPKMKFQEGEKVLCFHGPLLYEAKCVKFEVKDKVNQYFIHYNGWNKNWDEWVPESRVLKYNDASMQKQKELLKAHVGKGRSKTRVKEKEKERASTPTERGSKQKGTASSASGSAASSQESSTASTPNPSGPSDSKRKRTRNDTESAPSTPSQETKESTPSGTPATSTPTQGETQKKRGRPGNSTPAAAAATPTTETGPATPAPGPESTPSTPSTPVTSEPAKKRGRPPATAVTDTSSQGSHESTTSTGTGTPSTEQKRKRPRPDPTEESFLAKIEVKIKIPEELKPWLVDDWDLVTRQKQVVSLPCKMSVDSILDDYVRTKSAKASNVNKDAIVEVTQGIREYFNVMLGTQLLYKFERPQYGEIMKENQDTSKPMSEIYGAVHLLRLFVKLGGMLAYTSLDEKSIQLLQNHLHDFLKYMQKNMSTLFSLNDYIVAPPEYHRKAI, encoded by the exons GGGAGAAAGTTCTCTGCTTTCATGGACCTCTACTATATGAAGCAAAG TGTGTCAAATTTGAAGTCAAAGACAAAGTGAATCAATACTTTATACACTACAATGGATGGAACAAAAA TTGGGATGAATGGGTTCCAGAGAGTCGAGTTTTAAAGTACAATGATGCAAGCATGCAGAAACAGAAAGAATTGCTAAAAGCTCATGT GGGCAAAGGAAGAAGCAAAAccagagtaaaagaaaaagagaaagaaagggCATCCACTCCAACGGAGAGAGGATCCAAACAGAAAGGAACAG CCTCCAGTGCCTCTGGGTCAGCGGCTAGTTCACAAGAGTCCTCCACAGCTAGTACCCCCAACCCCTCCGGCCCCTCCGACTCCAAACGCAAGAGAACACGCAACGACACTGAG TCAGCTCCAAGTACCCCCTCACAAGAGACGAAGGAGTCCACACCCTCTGGTACACCGGCCACCAGCACCCCCACCCAGGGCGAGACACAGAAGAAACGGGGTCGGCCGGGGAACAGTACACCTGCTGCAGCAGCTGCAACTCCAACCACAGAg ACTGGGCCAGCCACCCCTGCACCTGGTCCAGAATCTACCCCTAGCACACCTTCAACTCCAGTGACCAGTGAACCAGCAAAGAAACGGGGACGACCACCAGCTACAGCTGTCACAGACACA TCATCTCAAGGATCTCATGAATCAACAACCTCAACAGGGACAGGGACCCCCTCCACAGAACAGAAGAGGAAACGGCCCAGACCAGATCCTACG gaGGAGTCATTCCTAGCCAAGATAGAGGTAAAAATCAAGATTCCAGAGGAACTGAAGCCTTGGTTGGTGGATGACTGGGACCTCGTCACACGACAGAAACAG GTAGTTTCTCTGCCATGTAAGATGTCGGTGGATAGCATATTGGATGATTATGTGCGCACAAAATCTGCAAAAGCCAGCAATGTAAACAA agaTGCAATTGTAGAGGTCACACAGGGTATTAGAGAATACTTCAACGTTATGTTAGGTACCCAGCTGTTGTACAAGTTCGAGAGACCACAGTACGGAGAG attaTGAAGGAAAATCAAGATACTAGTAAACCAATGAGTGAAATCTATGGGGCCGTCCATTTGCTTAGACTTTTTG TTAAACTTGGAGGAATGTTGGCTTATACATCTTTGGATGAGAAAAGCATACAACTTTTACAGAATCATCTGCATGACTTTTTGAa GTATATGCAGAAAAATATGTCCACTTTATTTTCCCTAAATGACTACATTGTGGCACCCCCAGAGTACCACCGTAAAGCAATATAA
- the LOC105323554 gene encoding uncharacterized protein KIAA1958-like, which translates to MAAAARIGEASEEEIRSILESRDSKNTKNVVKTAENILNDYLSTLDLSLHLLKDKSCEEIVEVLRKFYCAARKKDGSMYAKKSMISIRYGLQKSFEKSHEVDIINDARFKPANDVFFTAMVQIKKEGVGEVQHKEVISEQDLEILYKNGVFSCDSPKSLQQKVFFEIMLYFCNRGRENLRGMKKSDYVIRKDHDSRRYVACTTAKLTKNHRGLNCNDDDQDGGRMYEQPGNSNCPVMSFEKYIAKLNADCDSLWQRPKTSIDDHSPVWYDNMVVGKNVLGSMMQRISKDAGLTCVYTNHCIRATCITMLDECGYESRHIIGISKHKSESSLKHYSSKLSNSKKRNMSDALTTKLSVCKSAPIQHTPLQQIENNLMPDLASNVQELQDIVDVDDRDLAAILDNPMFGNLHETGISIPNVKTAKSVFSFHGCNITIHNN; encoded by the exons ATGGCTGCCGCTGCTCGGATTGGCGAAGCTTCAGAAGAGGAAATAAGATCAATTTTGGAAAGTAGAGACAGTAAGAATACcaaaaatgttgtaaaaactGCAGAAAATATACTGAATGATTATCTATCAACGCTTGACCTGTCCCTAcatcttttaaaagataaatcatGTGAAGAAATCGTGGAAGTTCTCAGGAAGTTTTATTGCGCTGCGAGGAAGAAAGACGGCTCCATGTATGCCAAAAAGTCGATGATTTCCATAAGGTATGGATTACAGAAATCGTTCGAAAAATCGCACGAAGTTGACATTATTAACGACGCTAGATTTAAACCAGCAAACGACGTTTTCTTCACCGCCATGGTCCAAATAAAGAAGGAGGGTGTTGGAGAGGTGCAGCATAAGGAAGTAATAAGCGAACAAGACCTggaaattttgtacaaaaacgGTGTGTTTAGTTGTGACAGTCCTAAGTCCCTTCAACAgaaagttttctttgaaataatgttGTACTTTTGCAACCGAGGAAGAGAAAATCTTCGTGGAATGAAAAAGAGTGACTATGTAATCCGGAAGGACCATGACAGCAGGAGGTATGTCGCATGCACCACTGCAAAGCTAACAAAGAATCATAGAGGTCTGAATTGTAATGATGATGACCAGGATGGAGGAAGGATGTATGAGCAACCCG gAAATTCCAATTGTCCAGTTATGAGTTTTGAGAAGTATATCGCCAAGCTAAATGCAGACTGCGACTCTCTATGGCAACGTCCAAAGACAAGCATTGATGATCATTCACCTGTCTGGTATGACAATATGGTTGTTGGAAAGAATGTCTTAGGAAGTATGATGCAGAGGATTAGCAAAGATGCAGGACTTACATGTGTGTATACTAATCATTGCATACGAGCCACCTGCATAACCATGCTGGATGAATGTGGCTACGAGTCTCGACACATTATTGGTATTTCTAAACATAAATCAGAAAGCAGCTTAAAACATTATTCCTCCAAATTAAGCAATTCCAAAAAACGCAATATGTCAGATGCCTTAACAACAAAATTATCCGTATGCAAGTCCGCGCCAATTCAACATACACCCCTTCAACAAATTGAGAACAATTTAATGCCAGATTTAGCCTCAAATGTGCAAGAACTCCAGGACATTGTCGATGTTGATGACAGAGATTTAGCTGCCATTCTTGACAACCCCATGTTTGGAAATCTTCATGAAACTGGAATCAGCATTCCTAATGTTAAAACAGCTAAATCTGTTTTTTCTTTCCATGGCTGCAACATTACAATACACAATAACTAA